Proteins co-encoded in one Juglans regia cultivar Chandler chromosome 16, Walnut 2.0, whole genome shotgun sequence genomic window:
- the LOC109006656 gene encoding amino acid transporter AVT3B-like, whose product MGLEKGSSSNALRAPPPPAREDTPLLGGPQALSSQSKTFANVFIAIVGAGVLGLPYSFKRTGWVMSLLMIFAVAVLTHHCMMRLVYTRRKLESLKELSKIASFGDLGFTVCGPVGRFLVDILIILSQTGFCIGYLIFIGNTLADLMNSNPQILGLAPKSFYIWGCLPFQLGLSSIATLTHLAPLSIFADVVDLGAMGVVMVEDVLVFLKQMPALKAFGGLSVFFYGMGVAVYSFEGIGMVLPLESEMKDKDKFGRILALTMAFIFLLYGGFGALGYFAFGEETQDMITANLGAGLVSTLVKLGLCVNLFFTLPIMMNPVYEIVERRFWDGAYCLWLRWFLVFLVSLVALLVPNFADFLSLVGSGVCCALGFVLPALFHLLVFKEEMGWKGWCLDVGIVVLGIVLGVSGTWYALQAILSSKMY is encoded by the coding sequence ATGGGGTTAGAAAAAGGGTCATCCTCTAATGCTTTGAGAGCGCCGCCACCACCAGCCAGGGAGGATACACCGCTTCTGGGTGGACCACAAGCTTTGTCCTCTCAATCCAAGACCTTTGCCAATGTTTTCATTGCTATTGTGGGGGCTGGCGTATTAGGCCTCCCCTACTCTTTCAAGCGCACCGGCTGGGTCATGAGCCTCCTCATGATCTTCGCCGTGGCCGTTCTCACTCACCACTGCATGATGCGTCTGGTCTACACTCGCCGCAAGCTGGAATCCCTAAAAGAGCTCTCCAAGATTGCGTCTTTTGGCGATTTGGGTTTTACAGTTTGTGGCCCTGTCGGGAGATTCCTTGTTGACATTCTGATTATTTTATCCCAAACTGGTTTTTGTATTggttatttaattttcattggcAATACTTTAGCCGATCTTATGAATTCGAACCCCCAAATCCTGGGATTGGCGCCCAAGAGCTTTTACATATGGGGATGTTTACCGTTTCAGCTGGGGTTGAGTTCGATAGCAACGTTGACCCATTTGGCCCCTTTGAGTATTTTTGCTGATGTGGTTGATCTTGGGGCTATGGGGGTGGTGATGGTTGAGGACGTGTTGGTTTTTCTGAAACAAATGCCTGCTCTGAAGGCATTTGGAGGTCTTTCTGTGTTCTTTTATGGTATGGGTGTGGCTGTTTATTCCTTTGAAGGGATTGGGATGGTGTTGCCATTAGAATCAGAGATGAAAGATAAGGACAAGTTTGGTAGAATTCTGGCCTTGACAATGGCTTTCATTTTCTTGCTGTATGGGGGATTTGGAGCTTTGGGTTACTTTGCTTTTGGTGAAGAAACACAGGACATGATCACAGCTAACTTGGGCGCAGGCTTGGTGAGCACGCTGGTTAAACTCGGTCTGTGTGTGAATCTGTTCTTCACCTTGCCTATAATGATGAACCCGGTTTATGAGATAGTGGAGAGGAGGTTTTGGGATGGCGCCTACTGCCTGTGGCTCAGGTGGTTCCTGGTTTTCTTGGTGAGTTTGGTGGCTTTGTTGGTCCCGAATTTTGCTGATTTCTTGTCTTTGGTGGGGAGTGGGGTTTGCTGTGCTTTGGGATTTGTTTTGCCTGCCTTGTTTCACCTGCTGGTGTTTAAGGAGGAGATGGGGTGGAAAGGATGGTGTTTGGATGTGGGGATTGTGGTTTTAGGAATTGTTCTTGGAGTTTCAGGAACTTGGTATGCTCTGCAAGCAATTCTCTCCTCAAAAATGTATTAA